Proteins from a single region of Cupriavidus sp. MP-37:
- a CDS encoding FadR/GntR family transcriptional regulator gives MAMFREGKTGAIEIRKQKRADLVAEELKRLITQRNLRPGDKLPHEVKLQQMFSVSKSTIREALKSLEVQGLIRVSTGPAGGGTIVEVPLDRTFQLMQNYLFFKDVGIADIYTVRRLLEPELAAGAVPHLTDDDFRALERTIDLCDPASAAAATPLLDQRQEDLTFHDILAAANPNPMLRFSCELINEMIRQLVVFGNDTPACEHEKFGAANVKFHKRIVEAARQRDAETVRALMSAHMEECTHYVTRMNGRVHGRLVLDSEMPRRGRMLPADDE, from the coding sequence ATGGCGATGTTTCGGGAAGGCAAGACCGGAGCCATCGAGATCCGCAAGCAAAAGCGCGCGGACCTGGTGGCGGAAGAGCTCAAGCGGCTGATTACCCAGCGCAACCTGCGCCCGGGCGACAAGCTGCCGCACGAGGTCAAGCTGCAGCAGATGTTCTCCGTCAGCAAAAGCACCATCCGCGAGGCACTCAAGTCGCTGGAGGTGCAGGGCCTGATCCGGGTCAGCACCGGGCCGGCGGGCGGGGGCACGATCGTCGAAGTGCCGCTGGACCGCACCTTCCAGCTGATGCAGAACTACCTGTTCTTCAAGGACGTCGGCATCGCCGACATCTATACGGTGCGCCGGCTGCTGGAGCCGGAGCTGGCCGCCGGCGCGGTGCCGCATCTGACCGACGACGATTTCCGGGCGCTGGAACGCACCATCGATCTGTGCGACCCGGCCTCGGCCGCAGCCGCGACGCCGCTGCTGGACCAGCGCCAGGAAGACCTGACCTTCCACGACATCCTGGCCGCGGCCAATCCCAACCCGATGCTGCGGTTCTCATGCGAGCTGATCAACGAGATGATCCGCCAGCTGGTGGTGTTCGGCAACGACACCCCGGCCTGCGAGCACGAGAAGTTCGGCGCGGCCAACGTCAAGTTCCACAAGCGCATTGTCGAGGCGGCACGCCAGCGCGACGCCGAGACGGTACGCGCGCTGATGTCGGCCCATATGGAAGAGTGCACGCATTACGTCACGCGCATGAACGGACGCGTCCACGGCCGGCTGGTGCTCGATTCCGAAATGCCGCGGCGCGGCCGGATGCTGCCGGCGGACGACGAATAA